From Salvelinus sp. IW2-2015 unplaced genomic scaffold, ASM291031v2 Un_scaffold4754, whole genome shotgun sequence, one genomic window encodes:
- the LOC139026429 gene encoding mucin-22-like: MATTTATHTTQQPAYHNKLQPYLRQCCHDNSSRHYNFPCNTNCSPHLQQHLPPQLQPLYDQWLPLQLQLLLQRPCHHNCSSTTTTSHDNKVCLPPQLQINHYYSHCTTKPPTTTTAPLHNNLRCHHISAASTTGAATDNSSRYLQHALNQQLADHTTKALPPQRSPPTTVAATYNCSCYYNFPWHHICSPHYNSRCHQTQLAAAPTTEAATKTAAATTTSPVTTFAAHTTTAAATTTVADSTTTAATTTVPATTTAITTTTATATTNNPTTTKIPLTTTVAATTSALDTTTAADSTTTAATTTVPATTTAITTTTVAANSTAAATTTSPAITTVADSRTKATTTTVADTTTAITTTTATTTTNSPTTTTAPLTTTVAATTTSLATKTAAATKKVAATTTSPVTTTATHTTTAAATTISAASTTGAATTTEVAPKTFSETTTADHTTKASATTTAAAPTTVAATITAAATTTSPGTTSAAHTTTAAATTTVADSTTTAATTTVPATTTAITTTTATATTNAHTTTTAPLTTTVAAITTSIATTTAAATTKVAATKTSPVTTTAAHTTTVAATTIAASSTTGAATTTSPVTTTAAHTTTASATTTADASTTEAATTTAAATTTSPVTTSAAHSTTAAVTTTVADSTPIAATTTVPATTTAITTTTATATTNAPTTTTAPVTTTVAANTTSPATTTAAATTKAAATTMSPVTTTATHTTTAAASTIEAAPTTEAATTTAAATTTSPVTTSAAQTTTAAAKTTAADSTTTAATTTVPASTTAITTTTATATTNAPNTTTIPFTKTVAATTTSLATKTAAATTKVAATTTSPVTTTATHTTTAAANTVAAASTTVPATTTVDATTTAPVTTTAAVTTTAPSNTTTVATTTAPTTTITVATTTTPAITFADATTTAGAATNSAATTTAAATPTTAAKTTTSAATTTANPTSTSPVTKSAAHTTTATATTTAEATTTDTTTANSTVTKTAXQTTTAAXTTIAAATTTGAATTTRAATTTSQVTTIAAHTTTANATTTAAGTRTAVATTNSPVTTTAAHTTTASATTNSPTTTTAPLTTTVAATKTSLATKTATATTKAADTTTSPVTTTATNTTKAAATTIAAASTTGSATTTTAVTTTSHVTTTAAHTTTANATTTAAGATTAAATTTSPVTTTAAQTTTATVTTTAVAPITGAATITAAATTTSPITTTAAHTTTTAITKTAPGTTTVAANTTSPATTTAAGTTTAPNTTSTSTYTITTTATHTTTAASTTTAADNTTAAVTTTVLGTKSVLTTTTTPVTTTANATTTYPATTTAAATTPAAPITTATITSPVTTTATHTTTTAATTTAEAPMTGAATTTVAASTNSPVTTNAALTTKATATTTAADNTTAVATTTAAATTTVLGTKIVPTTTTTPVTTTANATTTFSATTTAAATTPAAAITTATITSPVTTTATHTTTAAATTTASTTTTATATTTPTPTTATLTTTIASTTTSLENKFAAPTTKKAAATTASPVTTTATHTTTAAATTIAAESMTGAASTTADATTTSHVTKTATHITTAAATTTAATPTTAAATTAAATTPAAAITTATTTSPVTTSAAHTTTAAATTTAAAPTKGANTTTADATTTSPVTTTAAHSTTAAATTTSPVITTATHFTTAAATTTAAFNTTGASTTSADATTTSPVTTTAAHTTTTAATTSTAKTTTAAATTTAAAPTTAAATTTAATMTKAPASATTIAVTATTTAATTSAAATTTVPATTTAITTTKATTTSFASNTTTAPLTTTVATTTSATATITAADTMTAAARKTSPVTINATHTTPDAATTIADASMTGAASTIAAATTISQVTTTAAHTTTATATTLVAATTKVTATITAIATTTAAATTSAAPTTKSPANTTAATLETSFATTTAAATSNATTTSPFTTIAAHSTTAAATTIVSATTTAATTTAAGITTAAGTTTETATTTTTHTTTAEATTTAAAPTTAAAITTAVTTMTATSTTSVAATTTAVASTKTDASIMAAATTTATATTISPATTTAAYTKTAAATTTSSVTTTAIHTTTAAVTTTAAAPTTAAATTTAAITAIHTTTVPANTTAITTTTATTNAPNTTTAPLTTTVADSTTSPATTTAAGTTTAVATTNLLCHHNCSTQYNSCCHHNCNRSYGSCCHYNCSCYYNSSLSPQLQPHYNAAATTKFRRHHNSAAHTTANAPTKAAATKTAAATTPSPVNTTSEHTTTAAVTTTVPATTAAITTTTATDTTTATDTTTAAATTTVPSTPTVPATTTAAPTTTASATSTTAAPTTGASTTSADATTTSPVTITAAHTTTATANTTAGDTTTAAATTTVTATKTKITTTTATTTAPTTTKTPHTTTVAATTTSPATTTAAATTTAAAIRTATTTSPVTTTATHTTTAAATTTAEAPTTAICHHNSPTTDKSPITHNCSCNHDIPSPPQLPSPLQLSPCHHNSANPTLQQPLHHNFPLSPQLQPFTTKANYTTTAADTTTAATQHNGTATTKVPAPATTTPANTNAAGYHIQDLPRHINSFTSVRQLPLQPPPQQYQTITTAIATTTVPANTTAPFTTTQLPPQLPAATNNSPCHYRSNPHYDSQCHYNCSATTTVPATTTAINTQQPLPPQMQLPQHCDYHYDSPCHHKCLLCRNNGIPGHHNCSCYYNSSRHHNFPCHHICNPHYNSRYHRSWSCHHNWNCHHNCSRQHNSPSIHNCNYSISCHYNFPCHQNCNPHYNSRCHHNCSHSYNSCCHYNCSCYYNFPCHHNCSPYYNSRCHHSCS, encoded by the exons ATGGCCACCACAACTGCAACCCACACGACACAACAGCCCGCTTACCACAACAAATTGCAGCCGTACCTACGACAGTGCTGCCACGACAACAGCAGTCGCCACTACAACTTCCCCTGTAACACAAACTGCAGCCCACACTTACAACAGCacctgccaccacaactgcagccgcTCTACGACCAGTGGCTGCCACTACAACTGCAGCTGCTACTACAACGCCCCTGCCACCACAACTGTAGCTCCACCACAACTACAAGCCACGACAACAAAGTCTGCTTGCCACCACAACTGCAAATCAACCACTACTACAGCCACTGCACCACCAAACCTCCCACCACGACGACAGCCCCTCTCCACAACAACCT CCGCTGCCACCACATTTCAGCCGCATCTACGACAGGTGCGGCCACCGACAACAGCAGTCGCTACCTACAACATGCCCTGAACCAACAACTGGCAGACCACACTACAAAAGCTCTGCCACCACAACGCAGCCCTCCTACGACAGTGGCTGCCACTTACAACTGCAGCTGCTACTACAACTTCCCCTGGCACCACATCTGCAGCCCACACTACAACAGCCGCTGCCACCAAACT CAGCTGGCAGCTGCTCCTACAACAGAGGCTGCCACTAAAACTGCAGCTGCTACCACAACATCCCCTGTCACCACATTTGCAGCACACACTACAACAgccgctgccaccacaactgTAGCTGACAGCACAACAACAGCCGCCACAACAACAGTcccagccaccacaactgcaATCACCACAACAACAGCCACTGCCACCACAAATAATCCCACCACTACTAAAATCCCTCTCACCACAACTGTAGCCGCAACTACGTCAGCCCTTgacaccacaactgcagctgacAGCACAACTACAGCCGCAACAACAACAGTcccagccaccacaactgcaATCACCACTACAACAGTGGCTGCCAATTCAACTGCAGCTGCTACTACAACGTCACCTGCCATCACAACTGTAGCTGACAGCAGAACTAAGGCCACCACAACAACAGTCGCTGACACCACAACTGCAATCACCACTACAACAGCCACTACCACCACAAACTCTCCCACCACTACTACAGCCCCTCTCACAACAACTGTAGCAGCAACTACGACATCCCTAGCCACCAAAACTGCAGCTGCTACTAAGAAAGTAGCCGCCACAACAACATCCCCTGTCACCACAACTGCAACCCACACTACAACAGCCGCTGCCACCACAATTTCAGCCGCATCTACGACAGGTGCGGCCACGACAACAGAAGTCGCACCAAAAACATTCTCTGAAAcaacaactgcagaccacactacaaAAGCctctgccaccacaactgcagccgcTCCTACGACAGTGGCTGCCACTATAACTGCAGCTGCTACTACAACTTCCCCTGGCACCACATCTGCAGCCCACACTACAACAgccgctgccaccacaactgTAGCTGACAGCACAACTACAGCCGCCACAACAACAGTcccagccaccacaactgcaATAACCACTACAACAGCCACTGCCACCACAAATGCTCACACCACTACTACAGCCCCTCTCACAACAACTGTAGCAGCAATTACGACATCAatagccaccacaactgcagctgctaCTACGAAAGTAGCCGCCACCAAAACGTCCCCtgtcaccacaactgcagcccacACTACAACAGTCGCTGCCACCACAATTGCAGCCTCATCTACGACAGGTGCTGCCACAACAACTTCCCCTGTAACCACAACTGCAGCCCACACTACAACAGCatctgccaccacaactgcagatGCTTCTACAACAGAGGCTGCCACTACAACTGCAGCTGCTACTACAACATCCCCTGTCACCACATCTGCAGCACACTCTACAACAGCCGCTGTCACCACAACTGTAGCTGACAGCACACCTATAGCCGCCACAACAACAGTcccagccaccacaactgcaATCACCACTACAACAGCCACTGCCACCACAAATGCTCCCACCACTACTACAGCCCCTGTCACCACAACTGTAGCAGCAAATACGACATCcccagccaccacaactgcagctgctaCTACGAAAGCAGCCGCCACCACAATGTCCCCTGTCACCACAACTGCAACCCACACTACAACAGCCGCTGCCAGCACAATTGAAGCMGCTCCTACGACAGAGGCTGCCACTACAACTGCAGCTGCTACTACAACATCCCCTGTCACCACATCTGCAGCCCAAACTACAACAGCCGCTGCCAAAACAACTGCAGCTGACAGCACAACTACAGCCGCCACCACAACAGTCCCGGCCTCTACAACTGCAATCACCACTACAACAGCCACTGCCACCACAAATGCTCCCAACACTACTACAATCCCTTTCACCAAAACTGTAGCAGCAACTACGACATCCCTAGCCACCAAAACTGCAGCTGCTACTACGAAAGTAGCCGCCACCACGACGTCCCCTGTCACCACAACTGCAACCCATACTACAACAGCCGCTGCCAACACAGTTGCAGCCGCATCCACAACAGTGCCAGCTACAACAACTGTAGACGCCACTACGACAGCCCCtgtcaccacaactgcagctgttACTACGACAGCCCCTAGCAACACAACTACAGTCGCTACTACGACAGCCCCTACCACCACAATTACAGTCGCTACTACGACAACTCCTGCCATAACATTTGCAGATGCTACTACTACAGCAGGCGCTGCTACCAACTCTGCTGCTACCACAACTGCAGCTGCAACTCCAACAACAGCTGCCAAAACCACAACTTCAGCTGCCACTACAACTGCAAATCCTACTTCAACTTCCCCTGTCACCAAATCTGCAGCCCACACTACAACAGCcactgccaccacaactgcagaaGCTACCACAACAGACACCACCACAGCAAATTCCACCGTCACCAAAACTGCAAMCCAGACTACAACCGCCGCTKCCACCACAATTGCAGCCGCAACTACGACAGGTGCTGCCACTACAACTAGAGCTGCTACTACAACTTCCCAGGTAACCACAATTGCAGCACACACTACAACAGCCAATgcaaccacaactgcagctggTACTAGAACAGCAGTCGCCACTACAAATTCCCCTGTAACCACAACTGCAGCCCACACTACAACAGCCTCTGCCACCACAAATTCTCCGACCACAACTACAGCCCCTCTCACCACAACTGTCGCAGCAACTAAGACATCCCTAGCCACCAAAACTGCAACTGCTACTACAAAAGCAGCCGACACCACCACGTCCCCTGTCACCACAACTGCAACCAACACTACAAAAGCCGCTGCCACCACAATTGCAGCCGCATCTACGACAGGWTCTGCAACTACAACTACAGCTGTTACTACAACTTCCCAtgtcaccacaactgcagcccacactacaacagccaatgccaccacaactgcagctggtGCTACAACTGCAGCTGCTACTACAACTTCTCCtgtcaccacaactgcagcccaAACTACTACAGCCACTGTCACAACAACAGCAGTGGCACCTATAACAGGTGCTGCCACTATAACTGCAGCTGCTACTACAACTTCCCCTATCACCACAACAGCAGCCCATACCACAACTACAGCTATCACCAAAACAGCCCCAGGTACCACAACTGTAGCAGCCAATACGACATCcccagccaccacaactgcagctggtACAACAACAGCCCCAAATACAACTTCAACTTCAACTTACACCATCACCACAACtgcaacacacactacaacagcAGCTTCCACCACAACAGCAGCTGACAACACAACTGCAGCCGTCACCACAACAGTCCTAGGTACCAAAAGTGTACTAACAACTACGACAACACCTGTCACCACTACTGCAAATGCTACTACCACATAccctgccaccacaactgcagctgcgACTACACCAGCAGCCCCCATTACAACTGCTACTATAACTTCCCCTGTCACCACAACTGCAACCCACACTACAACaacagctgccaccacaactgcagaaGCTCCTATGACAGGTGCTGCCACAACAACAGTAGCCGCCAGTACAAACTCCCCTGTCACCACAAATGCAGCCCTCACTACAAAAGCcactgccaccacaactgcagctgacAACACAACTGCAGtcgccaccacaactgcagccgcCACCACAACAGTCCTAGGTACCAAAATTGTaccaacaactacaacaaccCCTGTCACCACTACAGCAAATGCTACTACAACATTCtcagccaccacaactgcagctgctaCCACACCAGCAGCCGCTATTACAACTGCTACTATAACTTCCCCTGTCACCACAACTGCAACCCACACTACAacagcagctgccaccacaactgcaagCACCACTACAACAGCCACTGCCACCACTACTCCAACACCTACTACAGCCACTCTCACCACAACTATAGCCTCAACTACGACATCGCTTGAGAACAAATTTGCAGCTCCTACTACGAAAAAAGCAGCCGCCACCACAGCTTCCCCTGTCACCACAACTGCAACTCACACAACAACTGCCGCTGCCACCACAATTGCAGCCGAATCTATGACAGGTGCTGCCAGTACAACTGCAGATGCTACTACAACTTCCCATGTCACCAAAACTGCAACCCACATTACAACAgccgctgccaccacaactgcagccacTCCTACGACAGCTGCAGCCACAACTGCAGCCGCTACCACACCAGCAGCCGCTATTACAACTGCTACTACAACTTCCCCTGTCACCACATCTGCAGCCCACACTACAACAgccgctgccaccacaactgcagccgcTCCAACGAAAGGTGCTAACACTACAACTGCAGATGCTACTACAACTTCCCCtgtcaccacaactgcagcccacAGCAcaactgcagctgccaccacaacttcCCCTGTCATTACAACTGCAACCCACTTTACAACAGCCgcagccaccacaactgcagccttTAATACGACAGGTGCTTCCACTACATCTGCAGATGCTACTACAACTTCCCCtgtcaccacaactgcagcccacACTACAACAACTGCTGCCACAACATCTACAGCCAAAACCACAACTGCAGccgccaccacaactgcagcagcTCCAACTACAGCTGCTGCCACCACAACAGCAGCCACCATGACAAAAGCCCCTGCATCTGCCACTACTATAGCAGTCACTGCTACCACAACTGCTGCCACCAcatctgcagctgccaccacaacagtcccagccaccacaactgcaATCACCACTACAAAAGCCACTACTACCTCATTTGCTTCCAACACTACTACAGCCCCTCTCACCACAACTGTAGCCACAACTACATCAGCCACTGCCACGATAACTGCAGCTGATACTATGACAGCAGCCGCCAGAAAAACTTCCCCTGTCACCATAAATGCAACCCACACTACACCAGACGCTGCGACCACAATTGCAGACGCCTCTATGACAGGTGCTGCCAGTACAATTGCAGCTGCCACTACAATTTCCCAAGTCACAACAACTGCAGCCCACACTACAACAGCCACTGCCACCACACTTGTAGCTGCTACCACAAAAGTCACTGCCACCATAACAGCAATAGCCACTACGACAGCCGCAGCCACCACATCTGCAGCCCCCACCACAAAATCCCCAGCCAACACAACTGCAGCCACTCTTGAGACATCTtttgccaccacaactgcagctgcaACTTCAAATGCTACTACAACTTCCCCTTTCACCACAATTGCAGCCCACAGTACAACAGCCGCTGCCACAACAATTGTatctgccaccacaactgcagccacCACAACTGCTGCAGGTATCACAACTGCTGCAGGAACCACAACAGAAACTgccaccacaaccacaacccacactacaacagccgaagccaccacaactgcagcagcTCCAACTACAGCTGCTGCCATCACAACAGCAGTCACCACAATGACAGCCACTTCCACCACATCTGTAGCTGCCACTACGACAGCAGTCGCATCCACAAAAACTGATGCCTCCATAATGGCAGCAGCTACCACAACAGCAACAGCCACTACAATATCCCCAGCAACCACAACTGCAGCTTACACTAAAACAGCAGCCGCCACTACAACTTCATCTGTCACCACAACTGCAATTCACACCACAACAGCTGCTGTAACCACAACTGCAGCCGCTCCTACGACAGCTGCTGCCACTACAACTGCAGCAATCACAGCAATTCACACCACAACAGTTCCAGCCAACACAACTGCAATCACCACTACAACAGCCACCACAAATGCTCCCAACACTACTACAGCCCCTCTCACCACAACTGTAGCCGACTCTACGACATCcccagccaccacaactgcagctggtACTACAACAGCAGTTGCCACTACAAACCTCCTCTGTCACCACAACTGCAGCACACAATACAACAGctgctgccaccacaactgcaacCGCTCCTACGGCAGCTGCTGCCACTACAACTGCAGCTGCTACTACAACTCTTCCCtgtcaccacaactgcagccACACTACAACGCCGCCGCCACCACCAAATTCCGCCGCCACCACAACT CCGCTGCCCACACAACTGCAAACGCTCCTACGAAAGCTGCTGCCACTAAAACTGCAGCTGCTACTACACCTTCCCCTGTCAACACAACTTCAGAACACACCACAACTGCAGCCGTCACCACAACAGTCCCAGCCACCACAGCTGCAATCACCACTACAACAGCCACTGACACCACAACTGCAACTGACACCACAACTGCAGCCGCCACCACAACAGTCCCATCCACCCCAACAGTCCCAGCTaccacaactgcagctcctactacgACAGCCTCTGCCACCTCAACTACAGCCGCTCCTACGACAGGTGCTTCCACTACATCTGCCGATGCTACTACAACTTCCCCTGTCACCATAACTGCAGCCCACACCACAACAGCCACTGCAAACACAACTGCAGGAGACACCACAACTGCAGCCGCCACCACAACAGTCACAGCCACCAAAACTAAAATCACCACTACAACAGCCACCACAACTGCTCCCACCACTACTAAAACCCCTCACACCACAACTGTAGCCGCAACTACGACATCcccagccaccacaactgcagctgctaCAACAACAGCAGCCGCCATTAGAACKGCTACTACAACTTCCCCTGTCACCACAACTGCAACCCACACTACAacagcagctgccaccacaactgcagaaGCTCCTACGACAG CCATTTGCCACCACAACTCTCCCACCACTGACAAAAGCCCTATCACCCACAACTGTAGCTGCAACCACGATATCCCCAGCCCACCACAACTGCCATCGCCACTACAACTTTCCCCTTGTCACCACAACTCTGCAAACCCCACACTACAACAGCCACTGCACCACAACTTCCCCTtgtcaccacaactgcagcccTTCACTACAAAAGCCAACtacaccacaactgcagctgacACCACAACTGCAGCCACCCAACACAACGGCACCGCCACCACAAAAGTCCCAG CCCCTGCCACCACAACTCCTGCCAACACAAATGCAGCCGGCTACCACATTCAGGATCTGCCACGCCACATCAACTCATTTACCAGTGTTCGACAACTCCCGCTGCAGCCACCACCACAACAGTACCAGACCATCACAACTGCAATTGCGACTACAACTGTCCCCGCCAATACTACAGCCCCTTTCACCACAACT cagctgccaccacaactgccAGCAGCTACAAACAACAGTCCGTGCCACTACAGGAGCAACCCACACTACGACAGCCAGTGCCACTACAACTGCAGCGCCACCACAACAGTcccagccaccacaactgcaATCAACACACAACAGCCACTGCCACCACAAATGCAGCTGCCACAACACTGCGACTACCACTACGACAGCCCGTGCCACCACAAGTGCCTCCTTTG CCGCAACAATGGCATCCCcggccaccacaactgcagctgctaCTACAACAGCAGTCGCCACCACAATTTCCCCTGTCACCATATCTGCAACCCACACTACAACAGTCGCTACCACCGCAGCTGGAGCTGCCACCATAACTGGAACTGCCACCACAACTGTAGCCGCCAACACAACAGTCCCAGCATCCACAACTGCAACTACAGCATTAGCTGCCACTACAACTTTCCCTGTCACCAAAACTGCAACCCACACTACAACAgccgctgccaccacaactgcagccacTCCTACAACAGCTGCTGCCACTACAACTGCAGCTGCTACTACAACTTCCCCtgtcaccacaactgcagcccaTACTACAACAGCCGCTGCCACCACAGCTGCAGCTGA